A window of Eubacteriaceae bacterium ES3 contains these coding sequences:
- the nifD gene encoding nitrogenase molybdenum-iron protein alpha chain: MDSREKVLDKYSSKVYKNRKDHVITIQEGEPNVIAADTRTLPGIMTNRGCCYAGAKGVVIGPLKDVLTITHGPIGCGFYSWGTRRNKAKGDEDTKSFLEYCLSTDMQETDIVFGGEKKLRQAIKEAVEIFDPECIAIASTCPVGLIGDDIHAIASEAEKEYGITVMAFSCEGYKGVSQSGGHHIANNGLMKKVIGTGDAAPVKYSINLLGEYNIGGDGWEVERLLKRIGYNVISIMTGDGSYATLKNAHTADLNLVQCHRSINYIAEMMKTKYGTDWMKVNFIGIDTTKKSLRDVAKYFNDPELIKRTEEVIAEEESSIAQGIAACKEKLTGKKAAIYVGGSRSHHYINLLNSLGVDTVLAGYEFAHRDDYEGREVIPTIKQDADSKNIESITVSKDESYYKERLTEEELEALRADGIPMEEYNGMWEDIMDGAVITDDYNHFETEQFIKELGIDIFFSGIKDKYVITRMGVPSRQLHSYDYSGPYAGFKGALNFANDVSMATHIPAWDMLTAPWKKTPTLNGSLGGNE; this comes from the coding sequence TTGGATTCAAGAGAAAAAGTATTAGATAAATATAGTTCTAAAGTATATAAAAATAGAAAAGACCATGTCATTACTATTCAAGAAGGCGAACCTAATGTAATTGCTGCCGATACAAGAACGCTTCCTGGTATCATGACTAACCGAGGCTGCTGCTACGCCGGTGCCAAAGGGGTTGTTATCGGACCACTTAAAGATGTTCTAACCATTACTCATGGTCCTATCGGTTGTGGTTTCTACAGCTGGGGAACTCGTCGTAATAAAGCAAAAGGTGATGAAGACACAAAATCCTTCCTGGAGTACTGCTTATCAACCGATATGCAGGAAACCGACATCGTATTCGGTGGCGAGAAAAAACTCCGACAGGCAATTAAAGAAGCGGTAGAAATTTTTGATCCCGAATGTATCGCAATTGCCTCAACCTGTCCGGTTGGACTAATCGGTGATGATATTCACGCGATTGCTTCGGAAGCAGAAAAAGAATACGGGATTACCGTTATGGCATTTAGCTGCGAGGGTTACAAAGGGGTTAGCCAATCTGGCGGCCATCATATTGCCAATAACGGTTTAATGAAAAAAGTCATTGGTACCGGTGATGCAGCACCTGTAAAATACTCCATCAACTTACTTGGTGAGTACAATATCGGTGGTGACGGCTGGGAAGTTGAACGTTTATTAAAACGAATCGGCTACAATGTTATCTCTATCATGACTGGTGACGGATCTTACGCAACCCTTAAAAACGCACATACTGCCGACTTGAATCTTGTTCAATGTCACCGTTCTATTAACTACATCGCTGAAATGATGAAAACAAAATATGGGACTGACTGGATGAAAGTTAACTTTATCGGTATTGACACAACTAAAAAATCACTCCGTGATGTTGCCAAATACTTCAACGATCCGGAGCTGATAAAACGAACTGAAGAAGTTATTGCTGAAGAAGAATCATCAATTGCTCAAGGGATTGCCGCTTGTAAAGAAAAACTTACAGGTAAAAAAGCCGCCATCTACGTTGGGGGTTCACGAAGCCACCACTACATCAATCTGCTAAATAGTTTAGGTGTGGACACTGTTTTAGCCGGCTATGAATTTGCTCACCGTGATGACTATGAAGGTCGTGAAGTTATTCCAACCATTAAACAAGACGCTGATTCTAAAAACATTGAAAGTATTACTGTATCAAAAGACGAAAGCTACTATAAAGAACGTTTAACTGAAGAAGAACTGGAAGCCCTGCGGGCTGATGGTATTCCAATGGAAGAATACAACGGTATGTGGGAAGATATTATGGATGGCGCAGTTATCACTGATGACTACAACCATTTCGAAACTGAACAATTTATTAAAGAACTTGGCATTGACATCTTCTTCTCAGGTATCAAAGACAAATACGTAATTACACGAATGGGTGTTCCTTCTCGACAGTTACATTCATATGACTACTCTGGTCCTTATGCCGGATTCAAGGGTGCTCTCAATTTTGCCAACGATGTAAGCATGGCTACACATATTCCAGCCTGGGATATGCTGACTGCCCCATGGAAAAAAACACCAACATTGAACGGCAGCTTAGGAGGTAACGAATAA
- a CDS encoding P-II family nitrogen regulator → MKEVMAIIRQNKVNQTKEALVAEGFPAFTCLKVLGRGKKSIDLSLVNDIVASGEMPLSDVSESMTESSRLISKRFFTLIVEDNDVDQVVSIIMDANTTGNPGDGKIFVLPIDESIRVRSGEQHADAF, encoded by the coding sequence ATGAAAGAAGTTATGGCTATTATTAGACAGAACAAGGTTAATCAGACTAAAGAAGCCCTGGTTGCCGAAGGTTTTCCCGCATTCACCTGTTTAAAAGTCCTTGGTCGAGGAAAAAAATCCATCGATTTATCCTTAGTCAACGACATTGTCGCATCAGGTGAGATGCCATTATCAGATGTTAGTGAATCTATGACCGAGTCCTCTCGGCTCATCTCAAAAAGATTCTTTACATTAATTGTCGAAGATAATGATGTGGATCAGGTTGTATCCATCATTATGGATGCAAATACCACTGGTAATCCGGGAGATGGCAAAATTTTTGTTCTCCCAATCGATGAATCAATCCGAGTGCGTAGCGGCGAACAGCATGCTGATGCATTTTAG
- a CDS encoding P-II family nitrogen regulator, whose protein sequence is MLMVRAIIRPEKAGVILSEMLDAGFPAVTKLDVYGRGKQKGIKVGEVHYDEIPKVMLLTIIEDADKDDLVRVILKNAKTGEAGTFGDGRIFVSPVEEAYTISTGKAGL, encoded by the coding sequence ATGTTAATGGTAAGAGCTATTATTCGACCTGAAAAAGCTGGAGTTATTTTATCGGAAATGTTGGATGCTGGTTTCCCGGCTGTTACAAAACTGGATGTTTACGGACGTGGTAAACAAAAAGGAATTAAAGTGGGTGAAGTTCATTATGACGAAATCCCCAAAGTAATGCTTTTAACAATTATTGAAGATGCTGATAAAGATGATCTGGTTCGCGTAATTCTTAAAAATGCCAAAACCGGCGAAGCAGGAACTTTTGGAGATGGACGTATCTTTGTTTCTCCAGTTGAAGAGGCTTATACAATCAGTACAGGAAAAGCAGGACTTTAA
- the nifH gene encoding nitrogenase iron protein, whose translation MRQVAIYGKGGIGKSTTTQNLTAGLGRMGKKIMVVGCDPKADSTRLLLGGLAQQTVLDTLREEGEEIELESILKPGYKEIMCVESGGPEPGVGCAGRGIITSISMLEQLGAYTEELDYVFYDVLGDVVCGGFAMPIREGKAQEIYIVASGEMMALYAANNISKGIQKYAKTGGVRLGGIICNSRNVDGEAELVEAFAKELGSQMIHFVPRDNMVQRAEINKKTVLEFDDTCNQANEYLTLANAIDNNELFVIPTPMEQDRLEELLMEHGLMDI comes from the coding sequence ATGAGACAAGTCGCAATTTATGGAAAAGGCGGAATCGGTAAATCAACCACAACTCAGAATTTAACAGCAGGTTTAGGTCGTATGGGTAAAAAAATCATGGTAGTTGGATGTGATCCAAAAGCCGATTCAACCCGATTATTACTGGGTGGTTTAGCTCAGCAGACCGTTCTTGATACCTTAAGAGAAGAAGGCGAAGAAATTGAACTGGAGTCAATCTTAAAACCTGGTTACAAAGAGATTATGTGTGTAGAGTCAGGTGGACCGGAACCAGGTGTTGGATGTGCCGGACGAGGTATCATTACTTCAATCAGTATGTTGGAACAGCTTGGTGCTTACACAGAAGAATTAGATTATGTTTTCTATGATGTACTGGGAGACGTTGTATGCGGTGGTTTCGCGATGCCAATTCGTGAAGGTAAAGCTCAGGAAATCTACATTGTAGCTTCTGGTGAAATGATGGCCCTGTATGCTGCTAACAATATTTCTAAAGGGATTCAGAAATACGCTAAAACCGGTGGTGTTCGTTTAGGTGGTATCATCTGTAACAGCCGTAACGTAGACGGTGAAGCTGAACTGGTTGAAGCATTTGCTAAAGAACTTGGTTCTCAGATGATTCACTTTGTACCTCGTGATAATATGGTACAGCGTGCTGAAATCAACAAAAAAACAGTTCTTGAATTTGACGATACCTGTAACCAGGCTAATGAATATTTAACCTTGGCTAACGCAATCGATAATAATGAACTGTTTGTTATTCCGACTCCTATGGAACAGGATCGTCTGGAAGAACTGTTGATGGAACATGGTTTAATGGATATCTAA
- a CDS encoding Fe-only nitrogenase accessory AnfO family protein — protein sequence MKKNFGMMAVFTDKNDNISEFSSMAVIKIYENLNDTWEISKSIAFSPDMTLAPGELRKKLKETAESIKPCRVIITSGIKGMAYQIFDQSGFIICESDSFDIELLDAIRQDLLETQKEDMMANTNQPTAPIPTDEPGRYFIDLDKLQKNRPDISSKMALMPFFEKGDFILLDVICEHFPPWFTERFPQMGLTFTIVEDSNKMTHVIVEKKGSVK from the coding sequence ATGAAAAAAAACTTTGGTATGATGGCTGTATTTACAGATAAAAATGATAATATTTCGGAATTTTCATCTATGGCCGTCATTAAGATATATGAAAATCTTAATGATACATGGGAAATCTCAAAATCAATTGCTTTTTCTCCGGATATGACACTTGCTCCCGGTGAACTAAGGAAAAAGCTCAAAGAAACTGCTGAAAGCATTAAACCCTGTCGGGTAATTATAACCAGTGGCATAAAAGGAATGGCCTATCAAATTTTTGATCAATCCGGCTTTATCATCTGTGAATCTGATTCTTTTGATATTGAACTTCTTGATGCCATTCGTCAGGACCTGTTGGAGACACAAAAAGAGGATATGATGGCTAATACTAACCAGCCAACTGCCCCAATACCAACTGACGAACCCGGCCGATATTTTATTGATCTTGACAAATTACAAAAAAACCGTCCAGACATCTCATCAAAAATGGCTCTGATGCCCTTTTTTGAAAAAGGTGATTTTATACTATTGGATGTTATCTGTGAACATTTTCCACCATGGTTTACGGAACGTTTCCCGCAGATGGGGCTGACCTTTACCATTGTAGAAGACTCCAATAAAATGACCCATGTAATTGTCGAAAAGAAAGGATCTGTCAAATGA
- a CDS encoding helix-turn-helix transcriptional regulator, with amino-acid sequence MKNLKMKAARAQKDYSQEDLARIVGVTRQTIGMIEANKFNPSLQLCLSICRALDKTLNDLFWEENENEKI; translated from the coding sequence ATGAAAAATTTAAAAATGAAGGCTGCACGCGCTCAGAAAGACTATTCTCAGGAAGATCTGGCCCGGATTGTAGGGGTAACCAGGCAAACAATCGGCATGATTGAAGCCAATAAATTTAATCCATCCCTGCAGCTTTGTCTTTCAATCTGCAGGGCACTTGATAAAACTTTAAATGATTTATTCTGGGAGGAAAATGAAAATGAAAAAATTTAA
- a CDS encoding radical SAM protein, with protein sequence MKTIPAKNILIKTKNSYWFGTDYTMNLYRGCSHGCIYCDSRSECYGIEDFPTICAKEQALTILEDNLKRKRQRGVIGLGSMSDPYNPLEEKYQLTRQAISLINQYQFGLSLATKSPLVTRDLDLFEAINIHSPLLIKMTITTSDDNLSKQIEPGVAPSSQRFKAIRQLSDNGIFCGILLMPVLPFITDTPENIKSIVRLAKENGASFIYPGFGVTLRDRQRLYYFKQLDRLFPGLKEKYLFHYGNRYSCGSLKATDLKNIFQKECDHQQLLYSMPAIIEAYQKKTLQKQISIFDLP encoded by the coding sequence ATGAAAACTATTCCTGCAAAAAATATCCTAATAAAAACCAAAAATAGCTATTGGTTCGGAACCGATTATACCATGAACCTTTATCGCGGTTGTTCTCATGGCTGTATTTATTGTGACAGCCGCAGTGAATGCTATGGCATCGAAGATTTTCCCACTATTTGTGCTAAAGAACAGGCCTTAACAATTCTGGAAGACAACCTTAAACGTAAACGCCAAAGGGGCGTTATCGGTCTGGGTTCTATGAGTGATCCCTATAATCCTCTGGAAGAAAAATATCAGTTGACCAGACAAGCCATTTCACTTATCAACCAGTATCAGTTTGGTCTGTCCCTGGCTACTAAAAGCCCGCTGGTTACCCGAGATCTTGATTTATTTGAGGCGATTAACATCCATTCTCCACTACTTATAAAAATGACTATTACTACATCTGATGATAATCTTTCTAAACAAATAGAACCTGGTGTTGCCCCTTCGAGTCAGAGATTCAAAGCCATTAGGCAGCTATCTGACAATGGTATTTTCTGTGGAATCCTACTTATGCCAGTCCTGCCCTTTATCACCGACACCCCGGAAAACATCAAATCAATTGTCCGTCTTGCCAAAGAAAATGGTGCTTCTTTTATTTACCCTGGTTTTGGTGTGACTTTAAGAGATCGCCAGCGTCTCTATTATTTTAAGCAGCTCGACAGACTGTTTCCAGGCCTTAAAGAAAAATATCTTTTTCATTACGGCAATCGCTATTCCTGTGGATCACTCAAGGCCACAGACTTGAAAAATATTTTCCAGAAAGAATGTGATCATCAGCAACTGCTTTATTCAATGCCGGCCATTATCGAAGCCTATCAGAAAAAAACGCTCCAGAAACAGATTTCAATTTTTGATTTGCCCTAA
- a CDS encoding pentapeptide repeat-containing protein, producing the protein MKPEKPRLSQNHHETDDLIKLIATALEEESSIETKLFKNIDLFENNFSNTTFSDCIFESCEFSDGNFSRTDFRDLRFTNCSFSNGNFTDAFFNRCEFINCKLVGADFSDSILQNILFRGCKQNFSNISKARLTTVSFSDCDCSESYFTESQLKMVTLESVNLDNSNFFKTLLKGIDFSNASINNLVVSISDLAGCYVSYDQAAKLSRLLGVKIK; encoded by the coding sequence ATGAAACCCGAAAAACCTCGATTATCCCAGAACCATCATGAAACAGATGATTTAATTAAACTGATTGCCACTGCTCTTGAAGAAGAATCATCTATTGAAACAAAACTGTTTAAAAATATTGATCTCTTTGAGAATAATTTTTCCAATACTACTTTTTCAGATTGCATTTTTGAATCATGTGAGTTTTCTGATGGCAATTTTTCCCGCACTGACTTTCGAGACTTGCGTTTTACCAATTGCAGCTTTTCAAACGGCAATTTCACGGACGCTTTTTTCAACCGATGCGAGTTTATAAACTGCAAACTGGTTGGGGCAGATTTTTCTGACAGTATACTGCAAAACATTCTTTTTAGAGGGTGTAAGCAAAATTTCTCTAATATTTCTAAAGCCCGACTTACTACCGTCTCTTTTTCAGATTGCGACTGCAGTGAAAGCTATTTTACTGAATCGCAATTAAAAATGGTGACTTTAGAGTCTGTCAACCTGGATAATTCAAATTTCTTTAAAACCTTATTAAAAGGAATAGATTTTTCAAATGCGTCTATCAATAACCTGGTTGTCTCAATTTCCGATCTGGCTGGTTGTTATGTTTCTTATGATCAAGCCGCTAAATTATCCCGACTTCTAGGCGTCAAAATAAAATAG
- a CDS encoding pyridoxal phosphate-dependent aminotransferase: MQISKRTLKMGEPALLKYYPLVEEAKQKGRKVYFLNIGQPDIKTPSAFIETVCNYQPMVVSYQAPEGLLELRRAAGSYYQRLGLAYTENDIFITNGGSEALLFTFLSICDPGDEILTPEPLYSIYKEIAAAANVKLVGIKTFAEDGFSLPDMEMIEPLISAKTRAILITNPGNPTGKVFTKDEINTLSALSKKYGLYFVSDEVYREFLYENLTYQSPAQKADVLGQVVLVDSISKRYSACGARIGFVITKNMELKQSIKKLCQMRLSVSEIDQVGAVNLMELQEDFFSSILKEYSSRREIVFEGLKKIPGVICKMPKGAFYFMVKLPLKRTAHFIEWMIRDFSYKNETILLSPANDFYLNPKDGEDEVRLAYVLNAEDMKKGMLILEKGLEAYKMIFPEEFK, translated from the coding sequence ATGCAAATTTCAAAAAGAACACTAAAAATGGGTGAGCCGGCATTATTAAAATATTATCCTTTAGTGGAAGAAGCAAAACAAAAGGGTAGAAAAGTATATTTTTTAAATATCGGACAGCCAGACATAAAAACTCCGAGTGCTTTCATAGAAACTGTTTGTAACTATCAGCCGATGGTGGTTTCTTATCAGGCTCCAGAAGGGCTTTTAGAGCTGCGAAGAGCTGCTGGAAGCTACTATCAACGATTGGGTTTAGCCTATACTGAAAATGATATTTTCATTACTAATGGGGGGAGCGAAGCGCTTCTTTTTACATTTTTGAGCATTTGTGATCCCGGTGATGAAATTCTGACACCGGAGCCCCTGTATAGTATTTATAAAGAGATCGCAGCGGCCGCAAATGTAAAATTGGTGGGAATAAAAACATTTGCGGAGGATGGTTTTTCATTGCCGGATATGGAAATGATTGAGCCATTGATTAGCGCAAAAACCCGGGCAATTCTCATTACCAATCCGGGAAATCCGACGGGGAAAGTATTTACAAAAGATGAAATCAACACTTTGAGCGCACTGTCAAAAAAATATGGTCTTTATTTTGTTAGCGATGAAGTCTATAGAGAATTTTTATATGAAAACCTGACTTACCAAAGTCCGGCTCAAAAGGCTGATGTATTGGGTCAGGTGGTTCTGGTTGATAGTATCTCAAAACGATATAGTGCCTGCGGGGCGCGGATCGGCTTTGTGATCACTAAAAATATGGAACTTAAGCAGAGTATCAAAAAACTCTGTCAGATGCGTTTGTCGGTTTCGGAGATTGATCAGGTTGGAGCAGTTAATTTGATGGAGCTTCAAGAAGATTTCTTCAGCAGTATTTTAAAAGAATACAGTAGTCGTCGTGAAATAGTATTTGAAGGACTTAAAAAAATTCCTGGTGTGATCTGTAAAATGCCAAAAGGCGCTTTTTATTTCATGGTAAAATTGCCGCTTAAAAGGACGGCCCATTTCATTGAATGGATGATTCGAGATTTTTCCTATAAAAATGAAACTATTCTTTTATCCCCGGCTAATGATTTTTATCTGAATCCTAAAGATGGTGAAGACGAAGTGCGGCTAGCCTATGTTTTAAATGCGGAGGATATGAAAAAGGGGATGCTGATTCTGGAAAAAGGGTTGGAGGCTTATAAAATGATATTTCCAGAGGAATTTAAATAA
- a CDS encoding HD domain-containing protein, protein MEIKKMKKGQEFTGFLFIKTQLVKTATNGSRYFNMILNDQSFDEIDAKKWDVKEHEEAEFTNGKLVKIKGKVQEYNKRLQLIVERMRVVTEADGVSINDFVETVPVDIDAMLAAITDTIEGFSNPDIKAITQTIFSRHTDKLAYFPAAKKHHHAIKGGLLYHTYSMLRIAKGLAQIYSFINRDLLYAGVILHDIGKINEMESDENGSVSDYTPEGKLLGHITQEIVDLELTGRELGTDEECLMLLKHMILSHHYEPEFGSPKRPMFPEAELLHHIDMIDARMYTMEAELARIEPGQFTQPNWSLDGVSLYHRSFE, encoded by the coding sequence TTGGAAATAAAAAAGATGAAAAAGGGACAGGAATTCACCGGATTTTTGTTTATTAAAACACAGCTGGTAAAAACAGCAACAAATGGCAGCCGCTATTTTAATATGATTTTAAATGATCAGAGCTTTGATGAAATTGATGCTAAAAAATGGGATGTAAAAGAGCATGAAGAAGCAGAATTTACAAACGGGAAGCTGGTTAAGATCAAGGGGAAAGTTCAGGAATACAATAAAAGGTTACAGTTAATTGTAGAGCGGATGAGAGTGGTGACTGAAGCCGATGGGGTATCAATCAATGATTTTGTTGAAACTGTTCCGGTAGATATTGATGCAATGCTTGCTGCGATTACTGATACCATTGAAGGGTTTTCCAATCCTGACATTAAGGCTATCACCCAAACGATTTTCAGTCGTCATACTGATAAGCTGGCCTATTTCCCTGCTGCCAAAAAACACCATCATGCCATTAAAGGGGGCCTTTTATATCATACATATTCAATGCTTCGGATTGCTAAAGGTCTTGCTCAGATTTACAGTTTTATAAATCGTGACCTCTTGTATGCCGGTGTAATTCTTCATGATATTGGCAAAATTAATGAGATGGAATCAGACGAAAATGGTTCAGTTTCTGACTACACCCCAGAAGGAAAGTTGTTAGGACATATTACCCAAGAGATTGTCGATCTGGAATTGACGGGCAGAGAGTTAGGAACCGATGAAGAATGTCTGATGCTTTTAAAGCATATGATTTTATCCCACCACTACGAACCGGAATTTGGCAGTCCGAAACGACCAATGTTTCCTGAGGCAGAACTTCTCCACCATATTGATATGATCGATGCCCGAATGTATACTATGGAAGCGGAACTTGCACGGATAGAGCCGGGACAGTTCACCCAGCCAAACTGGAGCTTGGATGGTGTGAGCTTGTATCATCGAAGTTTTGAGTAG
- a CDS encoding thioesterase has product MGVIAEEFRQIACYESDIYGKILPTAVMNYFQEVSTNQGIALGVGADYLSQKQLAWFLVKYDIRFEKTPEYRSQVRVTTEATGMDRYCAVRQFKITDLDHNDLIVADTQWLLINRETQKMESVDAHPEFMVYNCFEKKEPIFKKLPRLKNPLTGKKFEVRFLDIDFNNHVNHVKYIAWGIEALPLEIVKTKELKRAKIVFKEQCFYGDQVEVLSEAVEEDIYRIEILNQQQKLLCQLELTLK; this is encoded by the coding sequence ATGGGCGTAATTGCAGAAGAATTCAGACAGATAGCCTGTTATGAATCGGATATTTACGGAAAAATCTTGCCGACTGCAGTGATGAATTACTTCCAGGAGGTGTCCACTAATCAGGGAATTGCCTTGGGCGTAGGGGCCGATTATCTGAGCCAAAAACAATTAGCCTGGTTTTTGGTTAAATACGATATTCGATTTGAAAAAACTCCCGAATATCGAAGCCAGGTACGGGTAACTACAGAAGCAACGGGAATGGATCGTTATTGTGCGGTTAGACAGTTTAAAATAACGGATTTAGACCATAATGACCTGATCGTCGCTGATACCCAGTGGTTGCTTATTAACAGAGAAACCCAGAAAATGGAATCGGTAGATGCTCATCCGGAGTTTATGGTTTATAATTGTTTTGAGAAAAAGGAACCAATCTTTAAAAAACTGCCACGACTTAAAAATCCATTAACTGGCAAAAAATTTGAAGTACGCTTTTTAGATATTGATTTCAACAATCATGTTAACCATGTTAAATATATAGCGTGGGGGATTGAAGCCCTACCCCTTGAAATTGTTAAAACAAAAGAATTGAAGCGGGCTAAAATTGTTTTTAAAGAACAGTGCTTTTATGGAGATCAGGTGGAGGTGCTTTCTGAAGCGGTTGAAGAAGATATTTATCGGATAGAGATTCTTAATCAGCAACAGAAACTTCTTTGCCAGCTTGAACTGACTCTTAAATAA
- a CDS encoding fructose-1,6-bisphosphatase codes for MNGYTKTQLQENKKYLELLSQNFPNITSAVGEVVNLKAILNLPKGTEHFLTDIHGEHEAFNHVMQNASGAIKRKVHQELGNTVSIEELNELSTLIYYPEEKIDLIQKDKTNEALDNWYKLTIYRLVKVCRASASKYTRSKVRKALPKDFAYIMEELLQEDEHRFNKKDYYNEIIESLVKLERAKHFIVEISGVIKRLTIDHLHIIGDVYDRGAGPDVVMDTLMRHHSLDMQWGNHDILWMGAAAGNAACIANAVRIALRYANMDVLENGYGINLLPLATFADRVYANDPCERFQPKISADDAISEAEVALMSKMHKAIAIIQFKLEENLISNRPEYNMEKRQLLKNIDFENHTVTVEGVSYELNDTLFPTLDAASPAELTEEEKKVVERLIYAFLHSEKLQRHIRFMYAKGSMYKVFNDNLLFHACVLVDEDGNFKKKKINDSLYSGKSLMDKYDQMAREAFFNQSDRYEENCKTDFLWYLWCHEDSPLFGKDKMATFERYFITDKTPHKEYYSAFYHLIDNDDVLAKKILVEFGVDPEEGHMINGHIPVKTTSGESPIRANGKQLVIDGGFARAYQKTTGIAGYTLTYNSYGLTLISHAPFESVEKAIADGLDIQSSIVVVEKALDRKRVRDTDTGKDLKLQIEDLEMLITAYRKGLIKEKLY; via the coding sequence ATGAATGGTTATACTAAAACTCAGTTACAGGAAAACAAAAAATATCTAGAACTTCTTTCGCAGAATTTTCCTAATATCACCAGTGCTGTGGGAGAAGTTGTCAATCTAAAAGCAATTCTTAACCTACCTAAAGGCACCGAACATTTTCTGACGGATATCCACGGCGAACATGAGGCATTCAATCATGTCATGCAAAACGCTTCTGGTGCTATTAAAAGAAAAGTCCATCAGGAGCTGGGCAACACCGTTTCCATTGAAGAACTTAATGAGCTCTCTACCCTGATCTATTATCCAGAAGAAAAAATTGATCTGATTCAAAAGGATAAGACCAATGAAGCCCTTGACAACTGGTATAAACTTACGATCTACCGATTGGTCAAGGTGTGCAGGGCTTCAGCTTCCAAATATACCCGTTCCAAAGTCAGAAAAGCACTACCTAAAGACTTTGCATATATCATGGAAGAACTTCTGCAGGAAGATGAACATCGATTTAATAAAAAGGATTACTACAATGAAATCATTGAAAGTCTGGTTAAACTTGAGCGGGCTAAACATTTTATCGTAGAAATATCTGGTGTTATCAAGCGTCTAACCATCGACCACCTGCACATTATCGGAGACGTCTACGACCGGGGAGCTGGACCCGATGTCGTAATGGATACCCTAATGCGGCATCATTCCCTTGATATGCAATGGGGAAACCATGATATTTTATGGATGGGTGCCGCTGCAGGTAATGCCGCCTGTATCGCAAATGCAGTCCGAATTGCCTTACGTTATGCCAATATGGACGTTCTGGAAAACGGCTACGGAATTAATCTTCTTCCGCTGGCTACCTTTGCTGACCGAGTTTATGCCAACGATCCTTGTGAGCGCTTCCAGCCTAAAATATCTGCCGATGATGCGATATCAGAAGCTGAAGTTGCTCTGATGTCAAAGATGCACAAGGCTATTGCTATCATTCAATTTAAATTGGAAGAAAATCTGATCTCCAATCGTCCGGAATATAATATGGAAAAGCGTCAGCTACTTAAAAACATTGATTTTGAAAATCATACTGTAACTGTCGAAGGGGTTTCCTATGAACTGAACGACACTTTATTTCCAACCCTTGATGCAGCAAGTCCCGCTGAATTGACCGAAGAAGAAAAAAAAGTTGTAGAGCGGTTGATTTATGCCTTTTTACACAGTGAAAAACTGCAACGCCACATCCGCTTTATGTATGCAAAAGGCAGTATGTATAAAGTCTTTAATGATAATCTGCTTTTTCATGCCTGTGTGCTAGTCGATGAAGACGGCAATTTCAAAAAAAAGAAAATCAATGACAGTCTTTATTCCGGCAAATCTCTGATGGATAAATACGACCAGATGGCCAGAGAAGCCTTTTTCAATCAATCTGATCGTTATGAAGAGAATTGTAAAACGGATTTTCTCTGGTATCTGTGGTGCCATGAGGACTCGCCGCTTTTCGGAAAAGATAAAATGGCAACCTTTGAACGCTATTTCATCACTGATAAAACCCCTCATAAAGAATATTACTCAGCCTTTTATCATCTGATTGACAATGATGATGTCCTGGCTAAAAAAATCCTTGTTGAATTTGGAGTTGATCCTGAAGAAGGCCACATGATTAATGGTCATATCCCAGTTAAAACTACTTCTGGTGAAAGCCCAATTCGGGCGAATGGCAAACAACTTGTCATTGATGGCGGTTTTGCCAGAGCTTATCAGAAAACGACCGGAATCGCCGGTTACACACTGACCTATAACTCTTACGGCCTAACCCTTATCAGTCATGCCCCCTTCGAATCCGTCGAAAAAGCCATCGCTGATGGCTTGGATATTCAATCTTCCATTGTAGTTGTTGAAAAAGCGCTTGATCGAAAACGCGTTCGAGATACCGATACCGGAAAAGATTTAAAGTTGCAGATCGAAGACCTGGAAATGCTCATTACGGCTTATCGAAAAGGCCTGATTAAGGAAAAACTATATTGA